CTCGTGTCCGGAGCCACCTCCAGTCACGACACCTACTTTTCCTTGCGCGGGCCGGTCGATCGCCGTAACCACGCGTGGGTTTTCGGCAAGGCGCACGATGTCTCGGTGTGCCTTCACAAAGCCCTTGACGGTATCTTCCACGACCTCGTCGCGGTTATTTACAAAGCGTTGCACTGCGTCCTCCTCCAGACACGGTCATTGATTGTCGTTGAGCGCTCGCCGGACGACCTTGAGCGACCGAGCGAGCGAGTCCTCGATCGTTGACAGCGGCACGGGATCTTGGCGGCGAAGCGGCTGCGCCCGCCGATTTCGATGCAGTCTCAAGGGGAGTTCGATACTGACGGGGAAGCCATCGACCTTTGCAATCGCAGCCAGGAGGCGTTCGCAGCCGACCTTGCCGTCCCCGATATCGCAAAAATACCAGCCTTCATCGGTTTCGCGGACATCCTTGATATGGGCGTGCGCCGATCCCAGCAGCGCCAGGATCCCATCACCTGCGAGATCGTCCATGTCCGGTCGATGTGACGCCGTATTTGCGGCGTCGTAATTTAACCTCAAAAAGGGCGAACCGAATTCCTCAACAAGGGAAATACCGTCCCGCGCGGTGTTGATCAGGCTATCGCTGCCGTCTCCTGGGTTCTCCAGGCCAACGACGATATTGAAGGCTTCCGCTCTTCTCAGTATGATCTCGACGTTGCGACGGAATGCCGCCTCTCTTTGTCGGGCGGCGGCGTTGGTCGCAATAACCTGGGCTCCAATCGCCGCGGCGAATGCCATGCGGCCCGTAAACACTTCGACCGAATCTTCGAAACCAAGGTCGATATGCGACGACATAGCGTGGCATGAGAGCCCCGAAGACTTAAGCGCGCTGCGCCAACCGGTCATCTCTGAAGGTGTGAAGGCGGTCTCGTCAAAGGGTTCTGTATATCCAACGATAAAGGCCGGCTCGAAATGTGTGAATCCGAGGGTTGCCGCGCTCTCCAGTGCGGCCTCTCTGCTATGCCCATCGTACGGCGCTCCCGACACGGAGATCACCCGTTCAGCCATGCATTCCTCCCCTCGCGAAGAACGGCGCAAGCTCGCCGCGCCGATGGGCAAAGTGTTGAATACGCTTCATCCGGACAAGCGAATTCCATCGGTCAATGCATGAATCCATCTCAACAACTGCATCATTTGCGTTAAATTTCCTCATGGAATATAGAGGAAGGGCGTCCTCCAGCGTACTGAGTGTCTCTAGCGGGAAAGGTGGCGAGGCACGCGTATACGGGAGGAGGGGTGATGAGCGCGTTGGAGTTTCCTTCATTGCGATCGCTACAGGTATTGGAAGCTGTCGCACGTCTTGGATCTTTTGGAAAAGCCGCCGAGGAACTGAGCATCAGCCCCTCGGCCGTGAGCCATCAAATGGCCGCGCTGGATTCGGAGCTCGGAATTGCCTTATTCCATCGCTCCGGGCGTTCAATCATGCTGACCGA
The Rhizobium sp. CCGE531 genome window above contains:
- a CDS encoding TIM barrel protein, with amino-acid sequence MAERVISVSGAPYDGHSREAALESAATLGFTHFEPAFIVGYTEPFDETAFTPSEMTGWRSALKSSGLSCHAMSSHIDLGFEDSVEVFTGRMAFAAAIGAQVIATNAAARQREAAFRRNVEIILRRAEAFNIVVGLENPGDGSDSLINTARDGISLVEEFGSPFLRLNYDAANTASHRPDMDDLAGDGILALLGSAHAHIKDVRETDEGWYFCDIGDGKVGCERLLAAIAKVDGFPVSIELPLRLHRNRRAQPLRRQDPVPLSTIEDSLARSLKVVRRALNDNQ